One Eleginops maclovinus isolate JMC-PN-2008 ecotype Puerto Natales chromosome 22, JC_Emac_rtc_rv5, whole genome shotgun sequence DNA segment encodes these proteins:
- the LOC134858435 gene encoding calpain-2 catalytic subunit-like produces the protein MSGIAAKLQHNREKSQGIGANSRAVKYLNQDFESLRNSCLERGQLFQDDCFESLPSSLGFKDLGPNSHKVRGIQWKRPRELCSNPQFIFENASRTDICQGALGDCWLLAAIASLTLNKQVLSRVVPHDQSFEKNYAGIFHFEFWQFGEWMDVVVDDRLPTKDGELLFVHSEKNSEFWSALLEKAYAKLNGCYEALSGGSTIEGFEDFTGGIAERHELAKANPRLFKTIKKALDRGSLLGCSIDITSASDSEAVTYRKLVKGHAYSVTGVELVEYRGDRVQLIRIRNPWGQVEWNGAWSDKSSEWRYVSDSDRDRLVKHCEDGEFWMSFSDFLRQYSRLEICNLTPDALTDDQFKKWAESEFEETWRRGVSAGGCRNFPNTFWMNPQFVIKLEEADDDSDDGEDGCTFIVGLMQKNRRCMRKMGQDMETVGFAIYELPEEYYGQKQVHLKRNFFVRHASAARSETFINLREVSNRFCLPPGEYLIVPSTFEPNKNGDFYVRVFSEKQASFQEIDDPVDCHVEQIHVDEDDISDRFKKLFGQLAGHDVEISAYELQRILNRVVGKRTDLKTSGFSLTTCRNMINLLDKDGSGKLGIVEFKILWTKIEKFLELYKNRDTDQSGCMSGSEMRVAVEDAGFSLNNSLHQIIVARYSEQNLTIDFDNFVCSLIRLESLFNTFKTLDKDGSGVIELGYMQWLSLSML, from the exons atGTCTGGCATTGCAGCTAAACTTCAGCACAACCGGGAGAAATCCCAAGGGATAGGAGCTAACTCTAGAGCGGTTAAATACCTGAACCAGGACTTTGAATCGCTGAGGAACAGCTGTCTGGAGAGAGGGCAGCTTTTTCAGGATGACTGCTTTGAGTCTCTGCCATCATCCTTAGGCTTCAAAGATCTGGGACCAAATTCCCACAAAGTTCGGGGCATCCAATGGAAAAGACCAAGG gAGTTGTGCTCCAATCCACAATTCATATTTGAGAATGCTTCCAGGACTGATATCTGTCAAGGAGCACTTG GGGACTGCTGGCTCTTGGCGGCTATTGCCTCCCTGACTCTCAACAAACAGGTTTTGTCTCGTGTTGTCCCCCACGACCAAAGCTTTGAGAAGAACTACGCTGGCATTTTTCACTTTGAG TTCTGGCAGTTTGGTGAGTGGATGGATGTGGTGGTTGATGACCGCTTGCCAACCAAAGATGGAGAGCTGCTGTTTGTTCACTCAGAGAAAAATTCTGAGTTTTGGAGCGCGCTGCTGGAGAAGGCCTACGCCAA GCTTAATGGATGCTACGAGGCTCTTTCTGGAGGCAGTACCATTGAAGGTTTCGAGGACTTCACTGGAGGCATTGCTGAGAGGCATGAACTTGCGAAGGCAAACCCCCGACTCTTCAAAACCATTAAGAAGGCCTTGGACAGAGGCTCGCTTTTGGGATGCTCTATTGAT ATTACCAGCGCGTCTGACTCAGAAGCCGTCACATATCGCAAACTGGTGAAGGGCCATGCCTACTCGGTGACAGGGGTGGAGCTG GTGGAGTACAGAGGAGACCGGGTGCAGCTGATCAGGATTAGGAACCCATGGGGTCAGGTGGAGTGGAATGGAGCCTGGAGTGACAA GTCTTCTGAGTGGAGATATGTGAGTGACAGTGACCGGGACAGGCTGGTCAAGCATTGTGAGGACGGGGAGTTCTG GATGTCATTTTCTGACTTCCTGCGCCAGTATTCCCGCCTTGAGATCTGCAACCTGACACCTGATGCCCTCACAGACGACCAGTTCAAGAAATGGGCGGAGTCAGAGTTTGAAGAAACATGGAGAAGAGGCGTGTCAGCTGGTGGCTGCAGAAACTTTCCAA ACACATTCTGGATGAATCCTCAGTTTGTCATAAAGCTGGAAGAGGCAGATGATGACTCTGATGATGGTGAAGATGGCTGCACCTTCATCGTGGGCTTGATGCAGAAGAACAGACGCTGTATGAGGAAAATGGGGCAGGACATGGAGACTGTTGGCTTTGCCATCTACGAG CTGCCTGAGGAG TACTATGGCCAAAAGCAAGTGCACCTGAAAAGAAACTTCTTTGTGCGCCACGCATCAGCAGCGCGCTCCGAGACCTTCATCAACCTGCGAGAGGTTTCCAACCGCTTCTGTCTTCCCCCCGGCGAATACCTCATCGTCCCCTCCACCTTTGAGCCAAACAAAAACGGAGACTTTTATGTGAGGGTGTTCTCTGAGAAACAGGCCTCATTCCA AGAGATTGATGATCCTGTGGACTGCCATGTTGAGCAG ATTCATGTTGATGAAGATGACATCAGTGACAGATTCAAGAAACTGTTTGGACAGCTTGCCGGACAT GATGTGGAGATTTCTGCATACGAGCTGCAGAGAATCCTCAACCGAGTGGTGGGGAAGA gAACCGACCTTAAAACCAGTGGGTTTAGCCTGACGACTTGCCGCAACATGATCAATCTGCTGGAT AAAGATGGAAGTGGGAAGCTGGGAATCGTAGAATTTAAGATCTTGTGGACAAAGATTGAGAAGTTCCTG GAACTGTACAAAAATAGAGATACAGACCAAAGTGGCTGTATGAGCGGCTCTGAGATGCGGGTGGCTGTTGAGGATGCTG GTTTCTCTCTCAACAACTCACTGCATCAGATCATTGTGGCTCGCTACTCTGAACAAAACCTCACCATTGACTTTGACAACTTTGTGTGCAGCCTGATTCGCTTGGAGTCCCTCTTCA aTACCTTCAAGACCCTGGACAAGGATGGGTCTGGTGTGATAGAGCTGGGTTATATGCAG TGGCTAAGTCTGTCGATGTTGTAG